AGTTTATATTTTTGTCTCGTGTTAGAACAGAGCCTCAACTCAACAGAGGAAAAAGACAGCTGTGACCTCATCTCACGCACTTTCGAACTTGTCCTTTCCCACATAGATGAACGCCGGAGGGTCGACGACATTGGAGGTGAAGTAGTAGACCATGTTGTAGAAGAGGGTTTATTATGGTATGCTGAGAGTCGCTAAGTACCGGGCAATAGTTTTTATGTTAATCTGTTCTCTTGTGAAATGTAGGAGTATGGCTGCTGCGAGTCCCGTGAGTGCTGCTGAGTGTTACAAGTACCTTTCCCAATGGAGGGAGTCGACGTCGACCGAGGATTGCGGTAAAGAAAGGGTTAGGGTTCTGCGTGCCCGTCCGTCTTGCTGCCAGTGTGGTTGCAAGGGCCCACTTCTTTTTCGGGCGGAGCTCTCAATTTTCTGCCCCGTGCCTTCTCGAACTCAACGTTGAATCGCGACGTCGaccgtcgtcgaggccgtctCTATCGGCCCGCCTACAACGTCCGCAACCAGCCAATGCCATAAACGCCCTTTCCATTTTTCCTTCCCACTCCAAAGTCGATTAGGCACGACACACAACAGATAGCACACACGATGGCGCCACGGCTGCCcgcccgctgctggcggcagctgctgcgaccctcgccgtcatcggcaaccacaaccacaactCCGACCACcccaaccgccgccgcccgcccgcgcgtCTCGCTGCTCctccccgcctccgccccgcCTTCGACACAAGCCCACCTCCTCCCGTTTACGCAATCCCGCACCGTCAAGTCCGGTTGgtcgacgctgccgccgcgcgccaaGCCGCACCGCTTCAACCAGACGACGTCGggcctgccggcgccgacgacgggcccggcggcggcgctcaagCGCAAGGAGCGCACGACGCCGGTGCGCACGGGCGTGCTGGCCATCAAGAAGGGCATGACGGTGTTCATGGGCCGCACGGGCGCGCGCATCCCCTGCACGGTGCTGCAGCTGGACCGCGTGCAGGTGGTGCTCAACAAGACGCGCCGCAAGCACGGCTACTGGGCCGTGCAGGTCGGCATGggcgagcgcgcgcccggCAACCTGaccgcgccgctgctgggctACTACGAGGCCAAGGGCATCCCGCCCAAGGAggtgctggccgagttcCGCGTCCGCGAcgagcgcggcctgctgcccgTCGGCGTGCAGCTCATGCCCGACTGGTTCcaggtcggccagcgcgtGGACGTGCGGAGCAACTGCCGCGGCATGGGgttcgccggcggcatgAAGAGGCACGGCTTTGCCGGCCAGGAGGCGAGCCACGGCAACTCGCTGAACCATCGAACGATCGGGTCGGCCGGCCCGAGCCAGGGCGCCGGGTCGAGAGTGCTGCCGGGGAAGAAGATGCCCGGGCGGATGGGGGGCCACCGGGTGACGGTCCAGAACCTGCCGGTGCTGATGGTGGATAACGACTTGGGGATTGTGGTGGTGAAGGGGTGCGTGGCCGGGCCGAAGGGTGCCGTGGTCAAGATTCAGGATGCGTGcaagaagccgccgccgagcgacgAGTTCATCGAGAAGACGCGcaagcagctcgaggagcgGTTCccggacgccgaggcgcaCTTGCAGGCCGCGCGGGTGCGGCACCTGGAGCTGAAGGAGGCGAGACGGCAGAAGAGGATAGCGGAGCTCATGGAGCAGGGCATGAAGCCgaccgaggagcaggcggaTGCGATTGAGCAGATCATtgcggccagcgcgcggaAGGAGAGCGCGGAGCAGACGCCTGCGAACTTCTGATAGGAGTTTTTGTGGAGGAGCCTTTGTTGTTCGTCGTCGACTCTTGTATCATACAATATACAGTACATGTAACAGTAACGCGGTATAAGAGTTCAGTTCCTTTTTTTATTTTCCTCGCGTCCCAGGCCAAAACCAAAAGCAGGAACACAAGTCAGTCACACACGGCTTAATTACTTCCTGAACcccctcgtcgccgccatcggctCAACCTCGTCCTCATCCAGCTCGGCCCCGCCCACGATGCCCCTGAACGGATCGCCATCCTCCAGCAGGTCGATGACGGTCCCGTCGTCCGTCACGAGGCTCCACTCGGTGGTCTCGAACAGGCCGCGCGGGCtgggccggcggctggcgaagcgcatgacgccggcggcgcgcgtgcCGCGGACGCGGAAGTGGATGTCGATGCGCCCGCGCACCTGGttcagctcgccgccgatCCAGGGGATCCGGCGCG
The nucleotide sequence above comes from Thermothielavioides terrestris NRRL 8126 chromosome 6, complete sequence. Encoded proteins:
- a CDS encoding mitochondrial 54S ribosomal protein YmL9 — translated: MAPRLPARCWRQLLRPSPSSATTTTTPTTPTAAARPRVSLLLPASAPPSTQAHLLPFTQSRTVKSGWSTLPPRAKPHRFNQTTSGLPAPTTGPAAALKRKERTTPVRTGVLAIKKGMTVFMGRTGARIPCTVLQLDRVQVVLNKTRRKHGYWAVQVGMGERAPGNLTAPLLGYYEAKGIPPKEVLAEFRVRDERGLLPVGVQLMPDWFQVGQRVDVRSNCRGMGFAGGMKRHGFAGQEASHGNSLNHRTIGSAGPSQGAGSRVLPGKKMPGRMGGHRVTVQNLPVLMVDNDLGIVVVKGCVAGPKGAVVKIQDACKKPPPSDEFIEKTRKQLEERFPDAEAHLQAARVRHLELKEARRQKRIAELMEQGMKPTEEQADAIEQIIAASARKESAEQTPANF